A genomic segment from Gorilla gorilla gorilla isolate KB3781 chromosome 3, NHGRI_mGorGor1-v2.1_pri, whole genome shotgun sequence encodes:
- the LOC115934278 gene encoding adenylate kinase isoenzyme 6, protein MLLPNILLTGTPGVGKTTLGKELASKSGLKYINVGDLAREEQLYDGYDEEYDCPILDEDRVVDELDNQMREGGVIVDYHGCDFFPERWFHIVFVLRTDTNVLYERLETSGYNEKKLTDNIQCEIFQVLYEEATASYKEEIVHQLPSNKPEELENNVDQILKWIEQWIKDHNS, encoded by the coding sequence ATGTTGCTCCCGAACATCCTGCTCACCGGTACACCAGGGGTTGGAAAAACCACACTAGGCAAAGAACTTGCGTCAAAATCAGGACTGAAATACATTAATGTGGGTGATTTAGCTCGAGAAGAGCAATTGTATGATGGCTATGATGAAGAGTATGACTGTcccattttagatgaagacagaGTAGTTGATGAGTTAGATAACCAAATGAGAGAAGGTGGAGTTATTGTTGATTACCATGGTTGTGATTTCTTCCCTGAACGCTGGTTTCATATAGTTTTTGTGCTGAGAACAGATACCAATGTATTGTACGAAAGACTTGAAACAAGCGGTTATAATGAGAAGAAACTAACAGACAATATTCAGTGTGAGATTTTTCAAGTTCTTTATGAAGAAGCCACAGCATCCTACAAGGAAGAGATCGTGCATCAGCTGCCCAGTAATAAACCAGAAGAGCTAGAAAATAATGTAGATCAGATCTTGAAATGGATTGAGCAGTGGATCAAAGATCATAACTCTTGA